From one Nonomuraea polychroma genomic stretch:
- a CDS encoding maleylpyruvate isomerase family mycothiol-dependent enzyme, with the protein MDPVERLYLDALMEEPAVPTGSLRPQLLAGARARRRPAAPTAAWAEPYAGRVAAMDALLASAAEDDWSRVIVEGWTLQELVAHLAAKDGLIAACVGAPVLGPPIGAADSLGRTSDVQAYERARSPEQTRRDWRAQADALCRHLADLPPTTPATLDGLEVPVSDHILARGLETWIHTDDAAKTARLRLPDPIPEHIRPTADLCARLLPWTMLFSGLNGAGRTLHLTLTGPGGGEWLLPLGVEDSEPGEPDAHISADVVKFCFLLGGRGDPADFPAELAGDLALARDVLTTAPALSGP; encoded by the coding sequence ATGGACCCCGTCGAGCGTCTCTACCTGGACGCGTTGATGGAGGAACCGGCGGTGCCGACCGGCTCGCTGCGGCCCCAGCTCCTGGCCGGGGCCCGGGCGCGGCGCCGGCCCGCGGCTCCCACCGCGGCCTGGGCGGAGCCGTACGCAGGCCGCGTGGCCGCCATGGACGCGCTGCTGGCCTCGGCCGCCGAGGACGACTGGTCACGCGTGATCGTCGAGGGCTGGACGCTGCAGGAGCTCGTCGCCCATCTGGCCGCCAAGGACGGCCTCATCGCCGCTTGCGTCGGCGCTCCCGTGCTCGGCCCGCCCATCGGGGCGGCCGACTCGCTGGGGCGTACGAGCGACGTGCAGGCGTACGAGCGAGCCCGCAGCCCCGAGCAGACCCGGCGGGACTGGCGGGCCCAGGCTGACGCGCTCTGCCGCCACCTGGCGGATCTGCCGCCGACCACGCCGGCCACCCTGGACGGCCTGGAGGTCCCGGTGAGCGACCACATCCTCGCCAGGGGCCTGGAGACGTGGATCCACACGGACGACGCCGCCAAGACGGCCCGGCTCCGGCTCCCCGACCCGATCCCCGAGCACATCCGGCCCACCGCTGACCTGTGCGCCCGCCTGCTGCCCTGGACGATGCTCTTCTCCGGGCTCAACGGCGCGGGCCGCACCCTGCACCTGACGCTGACCGGGCCGGGCGGTGGTGAGTGGCTGCTGCCCCTGGGGGTGGAGGACAGCGAGCCCGGCGAACCTGACGCCCACATCAGCGCCGACGTGGTGAAGTTCTGCTTCCTGCTGGGTGGCCGGGGAGACCCGGCGGACTTCCCGGCCGAGCTGGCCGGCGACCTGGCCCTGGCCCGGGACGTCCTGACCACGGCCCCCGCCCTCTCCGGCCCCTGA
- a CDS encoding HD domain-containing protein, whose product MTGDETGLAGLLYEFGLLKRYKRTGWLVAGVRDPESVAEHSFRAAIIAAALAKLEGGDPERAAFMALFHDTQETRITDIPYIGKRYLKAAPNEEVTADQVRDVTAPVADMVRDAVAEYEDRSSVEAVCARDADKLECLIQAVEYREQGHQNVQGWIDSSLAALTTPSGKRLAEEALRTGTLEWVTRVLNGD is encoded by the coding sequence GTGACAGGCGATGAGACGGGGCTGGCCGGGCTGCTGTACGAGTTCGGGCTGCTCAAACGTTACAAGCGGACCGGTTGGCTGGTCGCCGGCGTACGCGACCCGGAGAGCGTCGCGGAGCACTCCTTCCGCGCCGCGATCATCGCCGCCGCGCTGGCCAAGCTGGAGGGCGGCGACCCGGAACGGGCCGCCTTCATGGCGCTGTTCCACGACACGCAGGAAACGCGCATCACCGACATCCCCTACATCGGCAAGCGTTACCTCAAGGCCGCGCCCAACGAGGAGGTCACCGCCGACCAGGTGCGGGACGTGACCGCGCCGGTGGCGGACATGGTGCGCGACGCGGTGGCCGAGTACGAGGACAGGTCGAGCGTCGAGGCCGTCTGCGCGCGGGACGCCGACAAGCTGGAGTGCCTCATCCAGGCCGTCGAATACCGCGAGCAGGGGCACCAGAACGTCCAGGGGTGGATCGACAGCTCGCTGGCCGCCCTCACGACCCCGAGCGGCAAGCGCTTGGCGGAGGAGGCCCTGCGCACGGGCACCCTGGAATGGGTGACCCGCGTGCTCAACGGCGACTGA
- a CDS encoding sigma-70 family RNA polymerase sigma factor: MPVEAPYDDRLLHQRVVGGDESALGEVYDRFSSLIFGLSLRVTRDRVIAEDITQEVFLIFWERPLAYDPDRGTLRAWLATIAHRRAVDHVRAEERRRVSALGPRLFEREPVRLEDTVLAADEAARVRQAVTSLPDGLRQAIELAYFGGRTYRQVGEELGVPEGTAKSRIRLALKRLADALAEEEV; encoded by the coding sequence GCATCAGCGGGTGGTCGGCGGCGATGAGTCGGCGCTGGGAGAGGTCTACGATCGGTTCTCCTCGCTGATCTTCGGTCTCTCGCTGCGTGTCACCAGGGACCGGGTGATCGCAGAAGACATCACGCAAGAGGTGTTCCTGATCTTCTGGGAACGGCCGCTGGCCTACGACCCGGATCGCGGCACGTTGCGCGCCTGGCTCGCGACGATCGCGCACCGCCGGGCGGTGGACCACGTCCGCGCCGAGGAGCGGCGGCGCGTGTCGGCGCTCGGGCCCCGGCTGTTCGAGCGGGAGCCGGTCAGGCTGGAGGACACCGTGCTCGCCGCCGACGAGGCCGCGCGGGTGCGGCAGGCCGTGACGTCACTGCCAGACGGCCTCAGACAGGCGATCGAGTTAGCCTACTTCGGGGGCAGAACATATCGGCAGGTCGGCGAGGAACTGGGCGTGCCCGAGGGCACGGCCAAATCGCGCATCCGGCTGGCCCTGAAGCGGCTGGCGGACGCGCTGGCGGAGGAAGAGGTGTGA
- a CDS encoding serine hydrolase domain-containing protein: protein MGEQAGGLSAARLGRMREALAQAVADGDMPGVVALVHRRGETHVAALGTQELGGDAPMRRDTIFRMASMVKPITAVATMILVEECRLRLDDPVDDLLPELAAPRVLRHPGGPLDDTVPAERAITVRDLLTFRLGAGLVLGDSPIGRAMAEAGLGIGPDGPPFGPDEWIKRLGALPLVHQPGTTWMYNIGADVLGVLIARAAGRPFAEFLHERVFEPLGMRDTGFHLPKEKLGRLAASYAPAPGTGALTPRPGPREGAWDRPPVFPSGSGGPSLLSTADDYLAFCRMLLRNGRYDGGRILSRPAVELMTTDHLTAAQKAGNEMFLGSGGWGFGLAVDARRNDLAVGPGRFGWTGGLGTEAYVDPGEDLIGILLTQRALGSPLPPRVFQDFWTLAYAAIDD from the coding sequence ATGGGTGAGCAGGCCGGAGGGTTGTCGGCGGCGCGGCTCGGCCGCATGCGGGAGGCGCTGGCCCAGGCGGTGGCGGACGGCGACATGCCGGGGGTGGTCGCGCTGGTGCACCGGCGCGGCGAGACACACGTGGCCGCGCTGGGCACCCAGGAGCTGGGCGGCGACGCCCCGATGCGCCGCGACACGATCTTCCGCATGGCGTCGATGGTCAAGCCGATCACCGCGGTCGCCACCATGATCCTGGTCGAGGAATGCCGGCTGCGGCTGGACGACCCGGTGGACGACCTGCTCCCGGAGCTGGCCGCACCGCGCGTGCTGCGCCACCCCGGCGGACCGCTCGACGACACCGTCCCCGCCGAGCGCGCGATCACCGTACGCGACCTGCTGACCTTCCGCCTGGGCGCCGGCCTGGTGCTGGGCGACAGCCCGATCGGACGGGCGATGGCGGAGGCCGGGCTGGGGATCGGCCCCGACGGGCCCCCGTTCGGGCCGGACGAGTGGATCAAGCGGCTCGGCGCGCTGCCTCTGGTGCACCAGCCGGGGACGACGTGGATGTACAACATCGGGGCCGACGTGCTCGGCGTGCTGATCGCCCGCGCCGCGGGCCGGCCCTTCGCCGAGTTCCTGCACGAGCGGGTCTTCGAGCCTCTGGGCATGCGCGACACCGGCTTCCACCTGCCGAAGGAGAAGCTCGGCCGGCTCGCGGCGTCGTACGCCCCCGCCCCGGGCACCGGCGCGCTGACCCCGCGCCCGGGCCCGCGCGAGGGCGCGTGGGACCGGCCGCCGGTCTTCCCTTCCGGCAGCGGTGGACCGAGCCTGCTCTCGACCGCCGACGACTACCTGGCCTTCTGCCGCATGCTGCTGCGCAACGGCCGGTACGACGGCGGCCGCATCCTGTCCAGGCCCGCGGTCGAGCTGATGACCACCGACCACCTCACAGCCGCTCAGAAGGCCGGCAACGAGATGTTCCTCGGGTCGGGCGGCTGGGGGTTCGGCCTCGCGGTCGACGCGCGCCGCAACGACCTGGCCGTCGGCCCCGGCCGGTTCGGCTGGACCGGCGGCCTGGGCACCGAGGCGTACGTCGACCCCGGCGAGGACCTGATCGGCATCCTGCTCACCCAGCGGGCCCTGGGCTCACCCCTGCCCCCGCGCGTGTTCCAGGACTTCTGGACGCTGGCGTACGCGGCGATCGACGACTGA